The following DNA comes from Picosynechococcus sp. PCC 7003.
GCACAACTTTTGGCGCGGCAGGTCTTGAAGACTTCACTGGCGGCAGTGGTTCTCTAACACAACTCGCCGCATCTAGCCCGATCTACACTATCAGTGGTGGTTCCGGTCTTGGTTTTAACATGCCTCTCGGCCCCGTTGACATCTCCTTAGGTTATTTAGCTGAGGACGCAAGTTCTTCTGCCGAAGGTGCGGGTTTATTCAACGGTGACTATGGTGCTTTAGCACAGATTGCTTTTAATCTTGGCGAGCGTGCAGAGCTTGGTGTAACTTATGTAAATAGTTACCAGCAAGATGGCCCTATCTACAACTTCGGCGGCACTGCAGCTGTGAATGGTACAGCTTGGGCAAACTCTCTTCCAGCTATCGGAGCGACAGAAGCTAATACCTACGGTGTTCAAGGTAAGTTCTCTCTCACTGATAAAATTGATATTGCTGCCTACGGTATGTACACCGATGCAGACGTTTCTGACTTTGGCAGCGTAGACATTTACAGCTATGGCTTAGGTCTTTCCTTCTCTGACCTCGGCAAAGAAGGTAATGTTTTGGGCATCTTTGCCGGTGTCCCCCCTTATGTTGAATCTGGTAATGCCGAAGGCGTAGCTCTCGGCGACCGAATCAGTGCAAACAAAACTCCCTTACAGATCGAGGGTTTCTATAAGTATCAATTGACCGATGGTATCTCCATCACCCCTGGTGTGATTTGGTTGAATAACTCGGCAGAAGGTGCATTTGATGAAGAAAGTACTTTCATTGGTACTCTCCGCACTACTTTCACTTTCTAAGTTGATTAGCTCTATTTAGACTGGTTAACGCTCACACTTTTTGATTTTAAGAAAGACCTCACCTCCGGGTGGGGTTTTCTTTTGGACACCCTCCAGCCTGACGGCCACCTCCCTCAAGGGAGGATTGTTAGGAGTTGCCAGCATACCAGCCAACTGTTCCCCTCTTGAGAGGGGCTAGGGGAGTGTTAACCAGCAACCTAATGAGAGTACCTCTCTCACTCCCTCAAGGGACACCCCTCTAACTCCCCTCTAGGGGAGAAGAACACCCTCCGGCCTCACGGCCACCTCCCTCAAGGGAGGATAATTAGGGGAAGATGGTGAAGTTAGATATTTGGAAGTGAGTTTGTATGAGAATTAGTGTTTTTGGGATGGGACTAATGGGAGCACCGATCGCCTCGAAATTGGCCCAGGAAAATTTTTCGGTGATCGCCTACAATCGCACAGCGGCAAAACTGCATCCCTTAAAAGAACAAGGTTTAACAACAACGACAGATCCCAAAATGGCGATCGCCAACAGTGATTATTTAATTTTGACCCTCAGTGATGCGGCGGCAATCCAAGCGGTCTTATTTGAAAATCCAGACATTTCCTTTGCGGAAAAAATCATTATTCAGATGGGAACCATTGCCCCAGAAGAAAGCAAGGCGATCGCCGAAGAAGTTCAGCGGCGTCAAGGCCAGTATTTAGAAGCGCCGGTGCTGGGCAGTATCCCCGAAGCGAAAAAAGGGACATTGCTCGTAATGGTGGGGGGCGAAGAAACATTGTTCCAAGTCTGTTTGCCGATTTTTAAAACCCTGGGGCAAGACCCGAAATATATCGGCGCAGTCGGTCAGGCAGCTGCCCTGAAATTGGCTTTAAATCAGTTGATTGCAGGTTTAACAGCTAGTTTTTCCTTGAGTCTAGGCTTGATTCAGCGAGAAAAAGTCGATCTTGATAAATTTATGGGAATTTTGCGTGATAGTGCCCTCTATGCCCCGACCTTTGATAAAAAACTACCCCGCATGGGCGATCGCACCTTTGAAAATCCCAACTTCCCAACGAAGCATTTGCTCAAAGACACCAGGCTCTTTTTGACCGCCGCAAAAACCGTCGGCCTCGATACGACTGGCCTAGAAGGCATTCGAGAAATTATCGAGCAGGCGATCGCCTTTAATCTCGCCGAAGCAGACTATTCTGCCATTTATCAAGTGATCAACCCTGATCCCACACCTTAGCGACCATTTGATTCCGGCCCCGGGCCTTGGCTTCATACAGCGCACCATCCGCTAGGGCGACGAATTTTTCTGGACTCGCTACACAGCCCGGTTCCATGGATGCGATCCCCAAACTAACCGTAACAATGGGGGCCACTGGGGAAGCGCAATGGGGCATCGCCAAACTTTGAATCTGAGCAATAATTCGTTCTCCCACTAACTGAGCCCCCTCCCCGGGAGTATCCGGCAAAATGACGATCATTTCTTCGCCACCATAACGGGCAACCAAATCCGTGGGCCGTTGGATCTGGGAGGCGATCGCCTGGGCCACCTCAAACAAACAATGATCACCTGCCTGGTGACCATAGGTATCATTGTAATTTTTAAAAAAATCTACATCAATAAAAATCAACGATAAAGGAATTTGATTCCGGAGCATCAACCGCCATTGCCGCTCTAAGACCAAATCAAAAACCCGACGATTCGCCAGTTGGGTTAAAGGATCCAAAGCCGCTAACCGTTGCAATTGCACATTAGTCGCTTCCAAACGCTGGTAGAGCTTTGCCTGGTAAATGAGATGGCGCACCCGTTGGCGCAAAATCGTCCAGTGGATCGGTTTGGTGATGAAGTCCGTTGCTCCGGCGGCAAAGGCTTGCGTAACCGATTCATCATCCTCCCGGGCCGTAATCATTAGAATGGGTGTCCGGGCAATTTTCGTCAGTAACTCTTCTGCCTGGAGATAGGCCGTCAACTCTCGATAGGGAGGAACAGAGTACTGTGGTTGTGTTTCCGTGGTTTTTAATAGTGCAATTCCCGCCTTCGCTTGTAACTCTCGAAACGCCTTACAAAACGCCAAGCCATCCATGACAGGCATCATAAAATCCAACAGGATAATATCTGGCATGGTTTTTTGGAACACCTCTAGTCCCTCTTGGCCATTGACTGCTTCAGCGACGACATAACCTTCTTTTTCCATCCAAAAACGAATCAGACGACGCGAAATTGGATCATCATCAATAACAAGAATTAGCGGTTGATCATCCTGCATTGAGGCAGAATCAGCGGTCATAGATTCTAGGCGCAAAAAGAACTATATAGTTATTCTAACGGGTTACTGCCCTAGCAATCGGCCCTCTAATGTTAATTTGACGACCTTTCAGAGATTCTCAGTATGATCACTTAGTCTACTATTCCTGCTCGATTTGGGTGACGCGGCGCACATTCAAGGTGTCACTCATATTTTTAATTTGATTAATGCTGTGGCCCAGTTGTTGGGCGTTACGAATTTCAATCCGCAAAGAAATAATCGCCGGTTGGCCGTGGCTGGTTTTTACATTGGTACTCCGCACGTTGATGTGCTGGTCGCTTAGGCGTGACAAAATATCCCGCAGCACCCCTACCCGGTCAATGACTTCAATGCGGAGATCCACGGGGTAAACAGGGGCGTGTTTTTGGTCGATGCTGGGATTCCAACTCACGGGAATTAGGCGATCGCCATCAAAATTTTGCACATTAGCGCAGTTGCGGTGGTGAATAGAAATTCCTTTGTGGCTGCGGGTGACAATGCCAATAATCGGTTCTCCGGGCAAGGGCGCACAACAATTGGCGATGGTATAAACCAACCCTTCAATGCCAGCAATGGGATATTTATGGCCATCTTGGAGGGGCTTAGGGGGTTTTGTCGCTGTGTTTAGAGAAGCTTCTAGCTCCAGTTGGGGCAGATGTTCTTCTTCCTGGTCGCGCACTTGATCCCGCCAGCGGTTGACCACCTGGTTGAGGGTCACTTCGCCATAGCCCAGGGCGGCCAATAGATCCTCTGTATTTTGGTAATTGCACTTGTGAGCAACGGTTTGCATCGCCTCGGATTTGAGGATCGAATCGAGGCCCGTTTTCCCTAGTTCTTTTTCGAGTAAACTGCGGCCCCGGGTGAGATTTTCATCCCGCCGCGATCGCTTAAACCATTGGCGAATCCTATTTTTAGCGCTAGGAGTGACCACATAATTGAGCCAATCAAGGCTAGGGTGGGCATTTTTCTGGGTGATAATTTCGACAATATCGCCATTGCGGAGCTTCTTTTCTAACACTGACCAACGGCCATTGATCCGCGCCCCTTTCATGTGATTTCCCACCTCGGTGTGAATGCGGTAGGCGAAGTCGATGGAAGTTGCGCCTTTGGCCAGGGCCACCACATCGCCGTTGGGGGTAAAGACATACACATCATCTTCAAAGAGATTGTCCTTGAGGTTGTCGATGTATTCTTCGGCATCCTTGAGATCGCTTTGCCATTCGATCAGTTGCCGCAACCAGGTGAATTTTTCGTCTTCGGAGGTGAAACTGGCGGCGGAATGACCAGCTTCTTTATATTTCCAGTGGGCGGCAATCCCGTATTCGGCGATGTGGTGCATTTCCATGGTGCGAATTTGCACTTCGAGGGGGCGACCATTTAAGCCGACAACGGTGGTGTGGAGGGATTGGTAGCGGTTGGGCTTGGGGAGGCCAATGTAGTCTTTAAAGCGTCCAGGAATCGGTTTAAAAGCATCGTGAATCACCGCCAGGGCGCGGTAACATTCGTCATTGGTTTCGACGATAATCCTAATTCCTGCAATGTCGAAGATTTCGTCAAATTCTTTGTGTTGCCGTTGCATCTTGTGATAGATGCTATAGAGGTGTTTCGGGCGACCTTTGATTTCCCAGACATGGAGGCCCAGGTGACGTAGGCGATCGCGAATTAGTTCGATGGCTTCTTCGAGTTTGGCTTCCCGCTCGGTGCGTTTTTCGGAAATATGTTTTTGCATCGAACGGTAGGCTTCCCGCTCTAGATACTTGAAACAGAGATCTTCGAGTTCCCACTTAAAGCGCCAAATCCCTAAACGGTTGGCCAGGGGCGCAAAGATTTCGCGGGTTTCGAGGGCAATGCGCTCTTGTTTGTCGGGGCGCAGGTGTTCGAGGGTGCGCATATTGTGGAGGCGATCGGCGAGTTTCACCACGATCACCCGGATATCCTCGGCCATGGAGAGGAACATCCGCCGGAAATTTTCGGCCTGACGTTCTGTTTTGCTCGAAAAGGTAAACTTGGTGAGTTTGGTGACCCCTTCGACGAGCTTGCGGGTTTCGGTACCAAAGCGTTCTTCGATTTCTTCGGGACTGACTTCTGTGTCTTCGACCACATCATGGAGAAAGCCCGCCGCAATCATCGCGCCATTACCCCCTAGATCGAGCAATAGCCCTGCTACGGCAATGGGATGGGCAATATAAGGTTCGCCGGATTTGCGGGTTTGGCCTTCGTGGAGGGCATGGGCAAAGCGAAAGGCTTCACCGATGAGTTGGCGATCGCCTTCGGAGACCCCGACCAATTGCTCTGGCTGGTAGAGGTAATTTTTCAACCAAGCGGGCAACGGCACATCAAATTTTTCTGTTTCGGATGCGGCAGTTAATTGAACGGAAGGGGCAGTCATAGGAACACAGGGGGGAACAACAACAACAACGACAGCGGACTCGATAAAGAAGCTGTAATCAAAGGCGATGCTTGGGAAAACCTTAGCCCACACTCCGAGGTGGTCAAGGGAAAGCGAGGGGCCGACTCCTGAGAACAGAAGGATGAAGCGGAAAACTTCAACAATAAGCTTTAAACGGAGATTAAGTTTATTTTAAATACCTTAATTCTCACTGAAAAGTTTAGGTTTGCACAAAATATTTTCGGAAAGATTAATTTTGATACAGTTTTGATGGCTTTTTTGTTCTCTAAATTTGCACGATCTCCCCGATGAATTTTTCCGCCTATCAACAATTAAAAATCCATTTGCAAGCCCTCGCCACGGATTTAACCCACCTCCAACAGGAACCAGGGGCTTTAGTCCGTCAGGGACAGCAGTTTCTCAGCTTTTGGGAAATCCAGTTGGCCCCCCTCACCGGGGAACAGCTACCCGAAGAAATCTATAGCGCTTGGCGATCGCTCCACACGGAATTGTATCGGGGGTTGCGGCTCCTCAATACCGATTTAATCTTTCTCCAGGGCAGTCGCACCCCCAGCACCCAAAGCCAAAAACAACAACAGATCCAAGCCCGTCTGACCCAACTCGATCAATATTGCACGGAAATACTTAAGCTTGGCGATCGCCCGATACCGGAAGCGTAAAATGAAACTCACTGCCCTGGCCTGGGCTACTATCAACCCAAATGCGGCCTTGGTGGGCGTGAATAATTTGCCGACAGACAGCCAGACCTAAACCATAGCCCTCTTGGGTGGCGTCCCGCTTCAGGCGAAAATGTCCCTCAAAGATTTTTTCTTGTTCCTCTTCAGGGATACCATGGCCTGTGTCAATCACGCTCACCTGCACCTGTTGGAGGGTACGATGGAGGCCCACAAGACGCACTCGCCCGCCTTCGGGACTATATTTGATGGCGTTGTCCAACAAATTGACAATCACCTGCCGGATCAGTTCCCGGTCTCCATAAACCTCCGGCAGATCCCGGGGCATATCCAAAACCAACTGAATCGATTTGCGCTGAAACCGCTCCTGAATTTGCTCTGTAATTTGTTGGCACAGGGTACTCAGGGCCATCGGCTGGGGCTTAACATCTAACTTTGTCAGCAGTTGCCGTGACTCTTGGAGCAGTTCTGTGATCATCCGGTTCATGATCTGGAGCTGATTTTTCGCCTGCTGGTAGAGCTGACCCCGCAAGCCAATTGTTTTTTCCGTTTCCGGGCGTTTTGAAAGAATTTCTAGGGTTTCAATGGCGATGGAAGTTCCAGTGAGGGGACTCCGTAGATCATGGGCGAGCATCGCCAAAATCTGATCCTTAAATTCGATCTGCTTGAGGAGGGCTTCTTTTTCCCGTTGCAATTGAAAGATTTCGTCGGACAGGCGCATCACTTCCTTCGAATGCTCTGTCTGGGACGCAGCCAAGCGGCGATCGCATTGTTCTACCTCAACCAATTGGCGATCGCCAAACTGTTTTTTTAAGGCCGCCACCGTATCCAGCCACTGCCCCCACCAGCGCTCTAGGTCTGGCAAAATATTGCTCCCCGCAAACACCTGCAACGGCTCCGGGAAAACCTTCACGAGAGAAGGCGTCGCCACCAAACGATACAATTCCACCAGTTGGGGTTGATCTTTGATGCTGATAATTTCTAAAGAAAAGTCCGTTTCTTGCCGCAAACGCTCAAGACAATCTTGTACCCGCTTGATCTCACCCCGATGGGCCAAACGCTCATCCGTGAACAACAACAATCGCAGTTGTATATCAGTCGTAACAGGTGCAAGTTGAGATTGATCTTCAGCAGACACAGGCAGTTCAAACAAGACAAATTCGCCCCCAGAAAGTAAGTGATCCCCAATCTGTCTACCATGCACAATCTAAGGGAAAAGAACAGTTTATGGTGAGCTTACTCCAAAACCCATTGTAATCCGTAGAGGACCAATTACCCCATGTTCCCAGCGCCTCAAACTTGAGTTAGATGCGGTGCATTGACCAAATCGTTTTAGAATCTAATGGACATTGACACCGACTCTTCAAAATCGTTCAGCAAGCGACTCTTTTTAAGGAAGGAATACCACTATGGCTTTAGGCTACGTTGCCCTCGTTCTCCATGCCCACCTCCCCTTTGTCCGTCACCCCGAGAGTGATTTTGTCCTTGAAGAAGAGTGGTTATTTGAAGCAATTACCGAAACCTATATCCCCCTGCTCCATGTATTTGAAGGGCTAAAGCGAGACGGGATCGACTTTAAAATTACGATGAGTATGACCCCGCCTTTGGTTGCCATGCTCCGGGATCCCCTCCTCCAAGACCGCTACGACGCCCACATGAAGCTGTTGATGGAGCTGGTTGAAAAGGAAATTGTTCATAACAAATACAACGGTCACATTAAATATTTAGCGGAGTATTACCACAAAGAATTTAGTGCCATTCTCGAAACTTGGGAACGCTATGACCGGGATCTCGTTACAGCCTTTAAGCAATTCCAAGACAGCAATAACCTCGAAATCATCACCTGTGGCGCTACCCATGGCTACCTCCCCTTGATGAAAATGTACCCCCAAGCGGTTTGGGCGCAACTCCAGGTGGCCTGCGAAAGTTATGAGGAGAATTTTGGGCGTCCTCCCAAGGGCATTTGGTTACCCGAATGTGCCTACTATGAAGGTTTAGAGCGGATGCTCGCCGATGCGGGATTACGGTACTTTCTCACCGATGGCCATGGCATTCTCTACGCACGCCCCCGTCCCCGCTACGGCAACTATGCGCCGATTTTTACCGAAACAGGGGTGGCCGCCTTTGGCCGGGATCACGAGTCTTCCCAGCAGGTGTGGTCATCGAAGGTGGGCTATCCGGGCGATGTCTGTTACCGGGAGTTTTACAAAGATCTGGGTTGGGAAGCGGACTACGAATACATCAAGCCCTACATCATGCCCAACGGCCAGCGGAAAAATACGGGGATCAAATACCACAAGATCACCAGTCGCGATGGTGGCTTGTCAGAAAAAGGACTTTATGATCCCTACTGGGCTAGGGAAAAAGCCGCCGAACATGCGGGTAACTTCATGTACAACCGGGAACAGCAGATTGGCCGCTTGAATAAGATGATGGGGCGTCATCCGATTGTGGTGTCTCCCTATGATGCGGAATTGTTTGGCCACTGGTGGTACGAAGGCCCTTGGTTCTTAGATTATTTTTTCCGCAAGTCTTGGTATGACCAAGGTACATACCAGATGACCCACTTGGCGGATTATCTAAAAATGGAACCGACGCAACAAGTAGCGGTGCCGTCCCAGTCGAGTTGGGGATACAAAGGCTTCCATGAATATTGGCTTAACCAGACAAACGCTTGGATTTACCCTTATCTCCACAAGGCTGCGGAACGCATGATTGAGCTTTCGACACGGGAACCGGCAGATGAACTAGAGGAACGGGCCTTGAACCAAGCAGCCCGAGAATTGCTGTTGGCACAGTCATCGGACTGGGCGTTTATTATGCGCACGGGAACGATGGTGCCCTATGCAGAACGGCGCACAAAGAGCCATGTGTTACGCCTCGAAAAAATCTATGAGGATGTAAAAGTCGGCAAGATTGATGCGGGTTGGCTTGAAAAGATTGAAAAGATGGACAACATTTTCCCGAATATTGATTACCGGGTTTATCGGCCTTTGTAGTTAGACACCCCTCTAGCTCCCCTCAAGGGGAGAAGACACCCTCCGGCCTGACGGCCACCTCCCTCAAGGGAGGATTTTTTTGGACAGTTTAAGAAGTGGCACAGGGTAAAAAAATTTTTGGGGTTGGGTCGCCACAATGGTGATCAGAAAGGCGATCGCCTCAGGAGATTTTCGTCATGGTCAGTTACAGTTTTGTAAGTTTTGGGTTTGGGTCTGGATTTCTCGCCCTAGTGGTCTTTTTTATTTTGCAGTGGCTCCAGATTCCGGCGGGAAGTTTAGTGGATTGGCTTGTGGGCATCGCTAGTTTTTGGTGGCTGTTGGCGGTAGTGACGATTCCCTGGAATATTTACTTCGAAGCGGAGGAAACGAAGGCCGAGGCCGTCATTTCTCGCCAGAAAAAGATTCCCGTTGATGCCCAACAATTGGCCTATGTGGCGAAGGTCGCCCGGTTTGGTTTGCTGCTGGCGATCGCCCTCCATGTATTTTCAGCTTTGGGGCTATATGGTCTTGCGGCCTGGGGCATTAGTCCAGTGGGGTATGTGACAGGAGGAGCGATGTTATTGCTCACGGTGTTGCGGCCAGCAGTGCGGGCTTACCAATTCATCGCGAGGCGCTTAATGTCGATTCGCAAACAAATTCAATATCCCCGGGAAGATGTGGTGGAATTGCGTCATCGGGTTGTGACCCTAGAAACAGGGATGAAAAATCTCCAAACGACTACGGAAAGAAATACCCAAACCCACCAGGAAGAATGGCATAGTCTCCGGCGCGATTTAGCAAAAATGCGTGCTGCCCTCGAACAACTAGAAGCCACCAATGAAGCCGCCCACCGACAACTCGCCAGAGAAGCCACAACGGCGATCGCCCAACTCAGTGAAGATAGCCAAGTGCTGAACCATGTGCGGGAAATTATTCACTTCTGGAAACAAGCTTAGGCCCAGGGTTTGAGCCGCTGCGCCTTAATGGTCAAAAAGTCCCGATAGAATAGGAACAAAATATCATCCCCGCAATCACTATGCCTCAGTTTTTGTTGACCTGGTTCGCGACGGCTGGCTCCCTCTTTCTCACGGCGACCATTGTCCCTGGTTTAGAAATTAATGGTAATGGCCTGACCACAGCCTTGATCGGGGCGATCGCCCTTGGGTTTGTCAATGCCATTGTTAAACCAATTTTGATCCTCTTTACCCTGCCTCTAACCATTCTGACCCTCGGTTTGTTTCTCCTCGTCGTCAATGCGATCGCCTTGGGGTTAGTCGGCTACCTAACACCAGGTTTAGAAGTCAATGGCTTTTTCCCAGCGGTGATTGGTTCCTTGGTACTGACCTTTATTTCGAGCTTAATCAATCAACTCCTCGGTCAAGACGACGAACTCACCGAATAATCTTTTTTCGTCACTCATGCCATGAAAAATTCCGCCTCCTAGTAGTGAACCAGGGGGCAATTTGCTTTTATGCTTAGGGAGAAAATTGGCAACCTTTACCCAAAATCTATGGCAACTGCGGAAAATCTCTTGGTCGTAAATGACGTCCATGCAGGATATATCAAAGATCTAAATATTCTCCAGGGCATTAACTTTCGGATCGCTCCCGGAGAATTGGTAGTGGTCATTGGCCCCAATGGCGCAGGAAAATCGACCCTCGCTAAAACTATTTTTGGTCTCTTGACCCCCAACCAAGGCAGCATCACGTTTAAAGGAAAATCCATTACCGACCTCCGTCCCAACCAAATTGTGCAACGGGGTATGTGTTACGTCCCCCAGATTCAAAACGTCTTTGCCAACCTGAGTATCGAAGAAAATTTAGAAATGGGGGCCTTTGTGCGGTCTGGCTCCTTAGAAAATCTCAAGGAACAAATTTATACGATGTTCCCCGTCCTCAAACAACGGCGCAAACAACGGGCAGGCACCCTCTCTGGGGGCGAAAGACAAATGTTAGCGATGGGTCGGGCTTTGATGTTAGACCCGGACCTCTTAGTCCTGGATGAACCTTCGGCGGCCCTTTCACCGATCCTTGTGGCCAGTGTTTTTGAACAAATCAAAGCGGTTAATCAATTGGGCAAGGCGATTATGCTCGTGGAACAGAACGCGAAAAAAGCGTTGGAATTTGCTGATCGGGGCTATGTTTTAGAAAGTGGTTGCGATCGCTTCGAGGGCACAGGTCAAGATTTACTGACGAACCCAAAGGTCGGAGAACTCTACCTCGGTGCCGCCTACAAAGAGACTTAGATTCGCTACAGTAAAAATTAGAGCTTGGGTAATGGCGGTCGTGGTGAAGTTTCTGGACAATCTGAAAACCTCTTGGCAGCAATGGCGGCGATCGCCAGAGACCCCGGACGTGATCGACGTGACCGCAGAACCCATCGAAGCGCCACCCCAAGCATCCTCCCCTAAGCCTTGGCAAAAGATTATTGAGAGATTCCGCCCAGCCCAGCCAGCAGCCACGACTCTCCACGACGACCTCGAAGAACAGGTTAAGGCAAATTTACGGGAGCAAAATAAAACCCGCATTGCCCAGGTATTCCAACGGTTTGCCCAGGGGGTAACGCCAGCGGATATTGAAAAAATTAAAGCTCATCTAGGGGAGATGCGCCGGGGGCCAATCAAAGATATTTGGCAAAAGGTACAAGGCCTCGCCCAACTGATTAAAGATCCGAATGTGGCATGGCGGTCAAAAACAATGGCGATCGCCGCATTACTGTATTTAGTTTCGCCCCTCGATGCGGTGCCGGATGCGATTCCTTTTGCGGGGTTGGCCGATGATGCGGCGGTAATTATTGCAGTGGGTTCGACCCTCGCCTTCGAGTTAGAAAAATACATGACCCGTCAGGCAGAGAAAAAGGCCGAAATTGAAATCAAAAAGCACACCACCAACGTCAGAATCACGCTTCTCGGTAGTATTGCCGCAGCGGCGATCGCCATTATCGTCAAATTAATTCTCAATTATTTAGCTTAATCATTTATTAATCATAAAAACGACGAATTCAGCAAACACTTATTATGCAAGCTTAGAGCTAATTTATAAAGCCCTCCGCCCCCAGTCTAGGATGGATTTTTAGTCAATTAATGGAATCAAAGTCCCCCATTTTACCGGAGCTTTAGTGAGGAGATTTAGGGGGTAAACCAATAAATTTATTTACTTTATAAATAGCCTTCTACAGTGAAGAATGACTATGATCATTGCGTAGACGAACATCAAAAACTGGTGATTCAACCAAATGAACAGTAGTAGAAGCAATACTGACCTGTCCTTGTGTTTTCGTGAACGCATCAAGGATTTGCGTAAACAGTTGATCTTTGATGGAGCGGCGCTGTTTATAGTTCACCACGTATCGCAAAGTAAATTCCATCCAATTATCTGTCAGAAAAAGTGTCACCCTTGGTTCAATTTTGGCGTTTTCGATTAAATATTTCTTAAGCATTTTCTGCCAATATTTTTTTGCAGACAATACTATCTCCTCACTTACCACTTCATTTAATACGCGATCCAAGATTTCTCTAGCTAACTGAGGATTGCTACCATATTTTACTGGGATCTTTATTTCATCCCAGAGAAATGGAAAATCTCCTGAATAGTTAAATACAGGTTCCTTAAAGACAAAGCTATTGGCAATACGTACAATTCTTCCGGTATAAAGATCAGAGTCTACCCATTCACCCAATTCCATAACCGTAGTACGCAAAATCCCAATATCAATTACATCTCCTTTAATGCCACCCAGTTGAACACGGTCACCCGGTTTATAAAAATCCCCAAACGAAATCGCAATCCAGCCTGCAATGCTACTGATAA
Coding sequences within:
- a CDS encoding NAD(P)-dependent oxidoreductase — its product is MRISVFGMGLMGAPIASKLAQENFSVIAYNRTAAKLHPLKEQGLTTTTDPKMAIANSDYLILTLSDAAAIQAVLFENPDISFAEKIIIQMGTIAPEESKAIAEEVQRRQGQYLEAPVLGSIPEAKKGTLLVMVGGEETLFQVCLPIFKTLGQDPKYIGAVGQAAALKLALNQLIAGLTASFSLSLGLIQREKVDLDKFMGILRDSALYAPTFDKKLPRMGDRTFENPNFPTKHLLKDTRLFLTAAKTVGLDTTGLEGIREIIEQAIAFNLAEADYSAIYQVINPDPTP
- a CDS encoding diguanylate cyclase domain-containing protein, producing MTADSASMQDDQPLILVIDDDPISRRLIRFWMEKEGYVVAEAVNGQEGLEVFQKTMPDIILLDFMMPVMDGLAFCKAFRELQAKAGIALLKTTETQPQYSVPPYRELTAYLQAEELLTKIARTPILMITAREDDESVTQAFAAGATDFITKPIHWTILRQRVRHLIYQAKLYQRLEATNVQLQRLAALDPLTQLANRRVFDLVLERQWRLMLRNQIPLSLIFIDVDFFKNYNDTYGHQAGDHCLFEVAQAIASQIQRPTDLVARYGGEEMIVILPDTPGEGAQLVGERIIAQIQSLAMPHCASPVAPIVTVSLGIASMEPGCVASPEKFVALADGALYEAKARGRNQMVAKVWDQG
- a CDS encoding bifunctional (p)ppGpp synthetase/guanosine-3',5'-bis(diphosphate) 3'-pyrophosphohydrolase yields the protein MTAPSVQLTAASETEKFDVPLPAWLKNYLYQPEQLVGVSEGDRQLIGEAFRFAHALHEGQTRKSGEPYIAHPIAVAGLLLDLGGNGAMIAAGFLHDVVEDTEVSPEEIEERFGTETRKLVEGVTKLTKFTFSSKTERQAENFRRMFLSMAEDIRVIVVKLADRLHNMRTLEHLRPDKQERIALETREIFAPLANRLGIWRFKWELEDLCFKYLEREAYRSMQKHISEKRTEREAKLEEAIELIRDRLRHLGLHVWEIKGRPKHLYSIYHKMQRQHKEFDEIFDIAGIRIIVETNDECYRALAVIHDAFKPIPGRFKDYIGLPKPNRYQSLHTTVVGLNGRPLEVQIRTMEMHHIAEYGIAAHWKYKEAGHSAASFTSEDEKFTWLRQLIEWQSDLKDAEEYIDNLKDNLFEDDVYVFTPNGDVVALAKGATSIDFAYRIHTEVGNHMKGARINGRWSVLEKKLRNGDIVEIITQKNAHPSLDWLNYVVTPSAKNRIRQWFKRSRRDENLTRGRSLLEKELGKTGLDSILKSEAMQTVAHKCNYQNTEDLLAALGYGEVTLNQVVNRWRDQVRDQEEEHLPQLELEASLNTATKPPKPLQDGHKYPIAGIEGLVYTIANCCAPLPGEPIIGIVTRSHKGISIHHRNCANVQNFDGDRLIPVSWNPSIDQKHAPVYPVDLRIEVIDRVGVLRDILSRLSDQHINVRSTNVKTSHGQPAIISLRIEIRNAQQLGHSINQIKNMSDTLNVRRVTQIEQE
- the patD gene encoding heterocyst frequency control protein PatD; translated protein: MNFSAYQQLKIHLQALATDLTHLQQEPGALVRQGQQFLSFWEIQLAPLTGEQLPEEIYSAWRSLHTELYRGLRLLNTDLIFLQGSRTPSTQSQKQQQIQARLTQLDQYCTEILKLGDRPIPEA
- a CDS encoding histidine kinase — its product is MSAEDQSQLAPVTTDIQLRLLLFTDERLAHRGEIKRVQDCLERLRQETDFSLEIISIKDQPQLVELYRLVATPSLVKVFPEPLQVFAGSNILPDLERWWGQWLDTVAALKKQFGDRQLVEVEQCDRRLAASQTEHSKEVMRLSDEIFQLQREKEALLKQIEFKDQILAMLAHDLRSPLTGTSIAIETLEILSKRPETEKTIGLRGQLYQQAKNQLQIMNRMITELLQESRQLLTKLDVKPQPMALSTLCQQITEQIQERFQRKSIQLVLDMPRDLPEVYGDRELIRQVIVNLLDNAIKYSPEGGRVRLVGLHRTLQQVQVSVIDTGHGIPEEEQEKIFEGHFRLKRDATQEGYGLGLAVCRQIIHAHQGRIWVDSSPGQGSEFHFTLPVSGDRQA
- a CDS encoding glycoside hydrolase family 57 protein, with the protein product MALGYVALVLHAHLPFVRHPESDFVLEEEWLFEAITETYIPLLHVFEGLKRDGIDFKITMSMTPPLVAMLRDPLLQDRYDAHMKLLMELVEKEIVHNKYNGHIKYLAEYYHKEFSAILETWERYDRDLVTAFKQFQDSNNLEIITCGATHGYLPLMKMYPQAVWAQLQVACESYEENFGRPPKGIWLPECAYYEGLERMLADAGLRYFLTDGHGILYARPRPRYGNYAPIFTETGVAAFGRDHESSQQVWSSKVGYPGDVCYREFYKDLGWEADYEYIKPYIMPNGQRKNTGIKYHKITSRDGGLSEKGLYDPYWAREKAAEHAGNFMYNREQQIGRLNKMMGRHPIVVSPYDAELFGHWWYEGPWFLDYFFRKSWYDQGTYQMTHLADYLKMEPTQQVAVPSQSSWGYKGFHEYWLNQTNAWIYPYLHKAAERMIELSTREPADELEERALNQAARELLLAQSSDWAFIMRTGTMVPYAERRTKSHVLRLEKIYEDVKVGKIDAGWLEKIEKMDNIFPNIDYRVYRPL
- a CDS encoding phage holin family protein → MPQFLLTWFATAGSLFLTATIVPGLEINGNGLTTALIGAIALGFVNAIVKPILILFTLPLTILTLGLFLLVVNAIALGLVGYLTPGLEVNGFFPAVIGSLVLTFISSLINQLLGQDDELTE